One Aegilops tauschii subsp. strangulata cultivar AL8/78 chromosome 7, Aet v6.0, whole genome shotgun sequence genomic window carries:
- the LOC109767582 gene encoding basic endochitinase C, producing the protein MRSLAVVVAVVATVAMAIGTARGSVSSVVSRSQFDRMLLHRNDGACQAKGFYTYDAFVAAANAFPGFGATGSNDARKREVAAFLAQTSHETTGGWATAPDGAFAWGYCFKQERGAAADYCTPSAQWPCAPGKRYYGRGPIQLSHNYNYGPAGRAIGVDLLRNPDLVATDPTVSFKTAMWFWMTAQAPKPSSHAVITGQWSPSGADRAAGRVPGFGVITNIINGGIECGHGQDSRVADRIGFYKRYCDILGVGYGDNLDCYNQRPFA; encoded by the coding sequence ATGAGATCGCTTGCAGTGGTGGTGGCCGTGGTAGCCACGGTGGCCATGGCCATCGGCACTGCGCGCGGCAGCGTGTCCTCCGTCGTCTCGCGCTCACAGTTTGACCGCATGCTGCTGCACCGCAACGACGGCGCCTGCCAGGCCAAGGGCTTCTACACCTACGACGCCTTTGTCGCCGCCGCAAACGCCTTCCCGGGCTTCGGCGCCAccggcagcaacgacgcccggaAGCGCGAGGTGGCCGCCTTCCTGGCACAGACGTCCCACGAGACCACCGGCGGGTGGGCGACCGCACCGGACGGGGCCTTCGCTTGGGGCTACTGCTTCAAGCAGGAACGTGGAGCCGCCGCCGACTACTGCACCCCGAGCGCGCAGTGGCCTTGCGCCCCCGGGAAGCGCTACTATGGCCGTGGGCCCATCCAGCTCTCCCACAACTACAACTACGGGCCTGCCGGCCGGGCCATCGGGGTCGATCTGCTGAGAAATCCAGACCTGGTGGCCACGGACCCCACCGTGTCGTTTAAAACGGCGATGTGGTTCTGGATGACGGCGCAGGCGCCAAAGCCGTCGAGCCATGCTGTGATCACGGGCCAGTGGAGCCCCTCAGGGGCAGACCGGGCCGCAGGGCGGGTGCCCGGGTTTGGTGTGATCACCAACATCATCAACGGTGGGATCGAGTGCGGGCACGGGCAGGACAGCCGTGTCGCTGATCGGATCGGGTTTTACAAGCGCTACTGCGACATCCTTGGTGTTGGCTACGGCGACAACCTCGACTGCTACAACCAGAGACCTTTCGCTTAA